A single genomic interval of Pyrus communis chromosome 5, drPyrComm1.1, whole genome shotgun sequence harbors:
- the LOC137735013 gene encoding phosphomannomutase-like, translated as MAVRRPGVIALFDVDDTLTAPRKDVTPEMLELMRELRKVVTVGIVGGSDLSKITEQLGKTVMDDYDYVFSENGLVAHKDRTLIGTQSLKTYLGEDKLKEFINFTLHYIADLDIPIKRGTFIEFRNGMLNVSPIGRNCSQEERDEFERYDKVQNIRPKMVSVLCEKFGHLNLTFSIGGQISFDVFPQGWDKTYCLRYLDDFQEIHFFGDKTYKGGNDHEIYESERTVGHTVTSPEDTIKQCTALFLNP; from the exons ATGGCTGTTAGGAGGCCTGGTGTGATTGCCTTGTTTGACGTTGATGATACTCTCACAGCTCCAAGAAAG GATGTTACTCCAGAAATGTTGGAGTTGATGAGAGAACTTAGGAAG GTTGTTACAGTAGGCATTGTGGGAGGGTCTGACCTTTCAAAGATAACGGAGCAGCTTGGCAAAACAG TTATGGATGACTATGATTATGTATTTTCTGAGAATGGTCTTGTTGCTCACAAAGATAGAACGCTGATTGGCACCCAG AGCTTGAAGACATATCTTGGAGAAGACAAACTCAAG GAATTTATCAATTTTACGCTTCATTATATCGCAGACTTGGACATACCGATAAAGAG GGGTACATTTATAGAGTTCCGAAATGGGATGCTTAATGTATCACCAATTGGGCGAAACTGTAGCCAAGAAGAAAGGGATGAATTTGAAAGATATGACAAG GTTCAGAACATACGCCCAAAAATGGTTTCCGTCCTCTGTGAAAAGTTTGGTCACCTTAACTTGACGTTTTCCATAGGAGGGCAGATAAGCTTTGAT GTTTTCCCGCAAGGTTGGGACAAGACATACTGCTTGAGATATCTAGATGATTTTCAAGAAATCCATTTCTTTGGTGACAAAACTTACAAG GGAGGAAATGACCATGAAATCTATGAATCTGAAAGAACCGTAGGTCATACAG TTACGAGCCCTGAAGATACAATCAAGCAGTGCACGGCTCTCTTCCTGAACCCTTGA